In the genome of Bremerella sp. P1, the window CGGCGTTGGCGACAATAAAGTTGCTGGTGAAAGAACCACTTGTTTCAGTCAGCGAAATGCCTGTTCCCGAGGCATTGACCTTGGCATTGATGGCCAGGCCAGATGCGTTGATCAATTCAATCACATCTTCGATCGTTTCGGCTGAGGACAAGTCGACATTTGCCGAACTGCCACTGCGATCGGTAAGTGCGATCGTGCCAAGCGTGCCCAAGCCTTGGCCACCATTGAGCGTGGTTAGCAGGGTCGTTTTCAGGCCCGCCTGAAGTCTGCGACTGGTAAGTGTGCCGCCTGAGGCCGTTCCGGTCAGTCCCAGGTCTTCTGCCGTGGAACTATTGTTGATACTGCTGACCGCGAATGTCCCGCCGTTGTCAGTCGACAGGTCGATCAATTCGATGCTATCGCCATCGTCGCTGATCTGCGCTCGCAGTTTCGAAGGATCGATGGCATTGATGGTGTCGATCAATTCGCCGAGCGTTTGTGGTTCCGAAGCTTCGCTCGCTTCACCGTTGTCGGTTGTCGCAACGATCGAGGCGTCGATGATCCGGTCGCCGGTAGCACTGGTAGGCTTGGAGGCAGTGAATGTCGCTGCGAAAGCCGTACTGCCATTGAGGGCCGTCACCACGTCATCCGCCGTCGTCTCGCCTTCCGCGATCCGAACAGTGATTGTTTTGGCATCTGCGTCGAATTCGACGACTTCATTTCCCTGGGTGACCGAACCATCGGCTACGTAGGAAATCTGATAGCCATCGTATTCGGCGCCTTTCACCTTGGCGGTCAGGTTGACTTGGCCATTGGCAGCGTCGTCAGGCGTGGTCGCCGAAGATAGCAGCACGCCGCCAGTGGTTACCGCCGTATCGGTAAGGTCCACCAAGCCGCTTCCATCGCTGCCGCTGCCGTTTGAGGCAGTGAACAAGGCACTTGCCGTCGGGTCACCATTGATGGCGTCAATGACGTTCGTGCCGGTCGAGTTGCCCGCATCAATCCGAACTGTAAGCGTTTTGTTGTTCGGGTCCGAGTCGTCGTAGGTGACCGTTTCCGCGCCTGCGGTGACACCTGCGTCGTCGACAAAGACGATCGTAACGTCATCATAAGTTCCACCGGTACCGGCGGCGGTCAGGGTAATCGCAGCGTTCGGGTCGACCGAGGTTGTTGTGGCGGTGGCGGTACCGGTCGTGCCGGCGGTAGTTACGGAGTCTTTATTGGGGTCAATAATCCCATCGCCGAGGCCATTGTTCACGGTCTCGGCCGAGAAGTAAGTACTAGCAGTCACGTCGTTTTCCAACGCCGTGATGATGTCGGCTGCCGTTGTGTTGCCGGCGTCAATTTGAAAGGTCAACGTCTTGGCATTGCCGTCGAAGACGACCGTTTCACTGCCTTGAGTCACCGATCCATTGTCTTGGAAAATGATTTGGACGCCGTCGTAGGCGCTGCCATTTTGCACCGATGTGAAGCTGAGGCGGGCATCGCCTGACTTCGCTGCGGCTGTCGCGAAGTCTTCAGGGGCAGCCGCTTTGCCCAGATCGATTTCGAGCGATGTTCCGTCACGTAAAGAAACCGAAAGATCTGCCGCGCTGCGGTTAACACTGATTCCGTTTCCATCGTTCAGTGAGGAAAGCAGCGTGTTGGCATGCAGGCTCAGTAGATCAGCACCCGTGGCCGTGTTCGACGCGGTGTTGATTCCGTCCAGACCCAGGTCGGCAGCCGTGCTGCTACTTCCGACGGATTGAACAATGAGATTCGAGGTCGTCAGACCAGTATTGTCGGTCAGTTTAATGTGATCGCCGTCAACGGTTGCCGTGACCTGAATGTCATCGTTGTTGTTGATCGCATCCAGGACATCGTCGATCGTCTGGGCGTAGCTCAAGTCGACAGCAGCGTTACTTCCGCTGCGATCGGTGATGCGAATCTTGCCACGCTGGACGCCTTGTCCCCCGTTGAGTTGGTCGAGCGAGAGCCCGTCGTCGAGCCTTGGACCGTGGCTGATCTGGATCTTTCCGGCAGACAGCGGCTGATCAAGGGAAGCAACGCCAGAGCTCAACAGTTGTTGCGATTGAGCCGTCCGGATGGGCGTAAACTGGTAGTTGCCCGTCTTGGGCGTACCGGTAACATTGGCCGAGAGAAACGTTGTATTGCTGCTGGTCGCTTTAGACGTGTTGAAGAGCGAGGTCTTCTCGAACTTCCTAGCCGTGAACTGAAAGCTCAAGACACTAGCTGTTAGTTCGGCAATCGCTGCTGCTTCGTCATTGATAGCCTCAGTGCGGGTGACCAGCAAATCGCGCGGACGGGCTTCGATCGCAAGCAATTGCTTGACCGTTTCCGCGATGGGAATGCCCGTGATTAAACCAGTATTGGCCTGAATGCCTGCCATTTGCTTCGTGTCGCATGGGTGAGCCGTCGCTCACGCAATAGTTCCGCAGAAATCTACCCCGCGCTAGTCTCCTTTATCGACCATCTGCGGCCATAGGCTGGAGGAATTTTCCGATTAGGTAGTTTTGATCGATGCGGTCACCAACGAAAAACGCCCGGCCAAATGGCCGGGCGTTTTCCTTTTATTGGAGCTGAGTTGCTTCTTAACGGAGCAGACTCAGGACGTTTTGTGGGTTCTGGTTTGCGATACCCAACACCGAGGTACCCGACTGGACCAGAATCTGCGAACGAGTCAGCTTGGCCGATTCAGCGGCGAAGTCCGCGTCACGAATCGAGCTTTCTGCTTCGGTCAGGTTGGCCAGCGTGTCGTTCAAGGTGTAGATGTTCGATTCCAGAGTCGTTTTCTGGAATGCACCCAAGCGACCGCGAAGCTGGGTAACAACCGTGATCGTTTCGTCAACGATCTTGGCAGCAGCACCAACGTCCGAGGTCAGGCTCTTGGAACCACCGGAACGCAGCTCGAACAGACGACCGCTCACACCACCCAGGGTCGCCGTGCTGACGCTCTGGATGCCGAGGCGGGCTTGCTGGTTGCTGACCACGTCTGGGCCCAGTTGGAACAAGGCACCACCACCCGAGATCTGGAAGCTCAGATTCGTGTTGTCACCAACCGTAGCACTCAGCGAGAAGCTCAAGTCGAGCGACGAGGTGTTGATCGAAGCCTTCAGACCATCACCGACGGCTTGGATACCGTTGATGCGGACGTCGACGTCGGTACCTTCCGAACGGTCAGCAGCGGCACCGCTTTCGTTCGTCAGGTGGAACGTTCCGCTGAGTGCTTTCACACTCACGAAGCTGTCCGAACCGTATCGAGTTGCCTGGAAGGTCAAACCAGTGTTTTCAAGATCTGAGTTGCCCTGAAGTGCGGCACCTTGGACACTACCACTGTCGACAACACCACCGGTCAGCGTTGCCGTGTCGTCAACGGTAACAACGCCAGCACCGGTTCCGCCAGCGGTAGCATTGAACAGAGCTGCGATGTCGGCATCGTAGTTTGCATCACCGGAATCAAAGATGTCTTCCAGGTCAGCAGCCGTCGTCACACCTTCTTCGATGAAGAACGTCAGCGTCTTCGATGCGGCGTCGTATTCAGCACGTTCGTCTGTACCAGCGGTCACACCACCATCGGCGACGAACTGGATCGTGACGTCGTCGTAGTCGGCACCACCATTGACGGCCGTCAGCGTCAGCTGAGCGTTTTCGCCATTGACTGCCGTGGTCGTACCGGATGCTTGAGCATCTTCGAGGTCCGTTCCACTGGTAGCGAAAGTGATGTCTTCGGTGGTGACAGCCAGGACGCCCGAGCCATCGCTTTCACCAACGTTCGTCACGCTGATGCCACGATCGGCCAGGTAGGAAGCCGTGTTGGAAGCTTCCGTCGCGTCATCAATGAACTGGCTAGGATCATCAAAGAAGGCGATCAGATCATTTGCGGTGGTCGTGATCGTTCCATTTTCGTCGGTGGCCAGGTTGATGATCAACGTGCCTTCCGAGGAAACGCCACCCGTGGTAGCCGTCGGAATGTCGAGATCAGCAATCGTGATCGCGTCGGACCCGTCGCTCGAACCAAAGTTCGATGCTTCAAAGTACTGGCTCACATAGGCGTCATCGTTGATGGCCGACAGCACGTCTTCCGCAGTGGACACACCATCTTCGATGTTGATCGTGATGGTCTTGTTCTCTTTGTCGAGAACAGCGTATTCATTGCCACCACCGGTAACTGAAGCGTTATCGACGAAGCTAATCGAATAGCCGTCGAATTCGGTGCCCTTCAGCTTGGCACTGATTTCAAAGCTGCCGTTGGCATCGTCATTTTGGATAACCGAGGTCGAGTAACCTTCGACGCGAGGATCGGTCGAGGTGTCGATGCTCAGGCCTGTACCTGGGTTGGAAACAAATCGAATGTTTGGATTCGATTCAGGAGCCAGGAACTGCAGAGCGTTGTTCTGTTCGGCGACACCGCTGTAAGCAACGTCGGTGAACTCAGAGACAACACCATACCCGTTGTTGCCGGCTTGCAATGAAGCGGTGACCTTGTCATTGCCCGAAGCGTTGTTGATCGCTTCGATAACGTCGTTGGCCGTTGCGATAACATCGCCACCGTCAATGCCACCTGAGGTTGCCGTGCCGTAGGTACCAGTGAAGGTCACAGCTCCCGCACCCGTACCGTTAGTTTCGACCAAGGCGGCGGTGAACAAGGCAGCGGTAGCGGCGTTGTTGGAGGTTGCGGTCACTGCACCACTATCGGCGACAGCGATCGTACCCGAACCATCGCTACCAGTAACGTTGGCAGCAGCCGTGAACAAACCGCCGACCGTGGCGTCACCATTCAATGCAGTGATCACTTGGTTCGCGGTCGTCACGCCAGCTTCGATGCCGACCGTGATGATCACGTTATCAGGATCGCTGTTGTCGTAGGCGACCGTTTCACCACCAGCGGTAACGGTGTCGGTGAAGTTGATCGTGACACCGTCGTTGGCCAGGCCGGTCGTGTCCGAGGTCAAGGTGAACAGCGAGTTGCCACCCGAGTTCGTACCAATAACCACGGTTGGGGTGTCAGCGAGCGTGTGCGTATTGTTGATCGCGGCGACGATGTCGGCAGCGGTCGACGCAGCGTTCTTCGTAATCGTCAGCGTTTTGGCGTCAGCATCGAAGACAGCAGTTTCTTCGCCGGTGTTAGCACCGTCGGCAAAGATAACGCTGACGTCATTGAAGTCGGCGCCCAACTGATCAGCAGTGATCGTAAAGTCGTTGTCCGTGCCAGCCGTATCGACGGTGACGGATGCGGCTTCGTAATCACGAACGCCGAGAGCAACTTCGATCTGAGCAGCGTTTTCGCCAACCGGAGCGGTGTAGGTTGCGCTGGTCGTGCTCGAGGTGCCTTTGGTGTATTTGATGCGAACATCACCAGCATCGAAGCCGGCTTCGTTGGCGGTGATCAGGACGTCGTTGTTTTCGCCATAGCTCGAAGCGACCAGCGTACCCTTGGTGGCAGCCGTTTCAACGATGGCTTCCACGCCGGTTGCGTCCGACACCAGGTTGACGGCCGAAGCGACTTCTTCGATGGTCGAACCCTTGGCGAAGTTGAATGCTTCGGTACCGTTGCCGCCGCCGATTTGCAGCACGAGATCTTCAGCGATGGCTCCGAAGTTGTAGTTGAGCTGACCGCGGGTCGCTTGCTTGACGACGTTGACCGAGACGCCGATTTCGCTGAACGAACCGAAGTTGGCTTGGTCGACGCGGAGGCCTTCGATCGACTTGGTATCCACACCGTTGGTGATGAAGTCGAGGTTGCCGTCCAGCAGACGCTTGCCTTGGAACGAAGTGATTTGTGCGATACGGTCGATGGCTTCCAGCGACGAGTCGATCTGCAGCTGGTTAGCAGCGATCTGCTCTTCACTCAAGGCACCCGTATTGGCGGCTTCCGAAGTCAAGCCACGGATGTCATTGAGCAGCTGGCTCACCTGGCCAAGTGCACTGTCTGCGGTTGCGATCAGCTGGTTGGCACGTTCACTATTGGTGATGGCCTTTTCCACGCTGATGATGTCGCTACGCAGACCTTCACTGGCGATCAAACCAGCCGGATCGTCTTTACCACGGTTGATCCGGAGACCGGTGCTCAAACGACCCAGAGCGGTTTGCAAGTCGTTGTTCGAACGCGATAACGTGTTCTGAGCGATGAGTGAGCTGACGTTAGTATTGATTCGGGTCATTTTGAGACACCCCTCCTAGTTGAGGACTACGTTTGGTTCCAACCGAGACGGGGAGTCGTGACTCAGCTGGTGCGGCTGCAAAACGCAGCCCCGAAATATGGGAACGAACGATTGTCAATCTCGAGTTTTGGCCACGGTTGCTTTCTACGAACGTCGTAGCCAGTTTAGGCCTGCCCCCGCTTAACGCTTGTTATCCGAGCTAGCTACGTGGTCGGCGCAGCTTCCGCGAGGATTCCTAAACGTCTAAATGGGAAGATCGTCACACTTTGACACTAGCTTGAGATAAAGACATTCTTTTTCATTGACGTATGAGTTGACGGAAGTTGTTTCCCTTGCTCATTCCGCATCGTCAGATTAGACGTTACGACCGGACCATGAAGTTGGTGGGTTCCGAGAGATAAGCGATTGGCAGAAGCCCATTCGTAGGGGCCAGATTGGCCGTGTTTTCCAGCGGTTTGCGCATGCGTAGCGTGTAACCGATCGATAGGACAACCTACAGAACGAAAGTCAGGCTACGCGCGAAACTATTTCGCCGAAAATCCGCTGGGAGAGGAATCTGTGCGGTACCGGCGTGCGGCTTGCCGAAGATTCATGCAGCGCAAGGTGGGATTTGCTGCGCGGACACGTGTTCAGGGAGAGGGATCAGGAGGTCGCCTGGCTGACGGATAGACGACCTCCGATGCAAGGCCGCAATTATTTGCGACCCTTTTTCATCATGGCCGTGTCTTCCGGCTGCATGCCGGAGGCCTGCATGTTTTCACGCTTGATCGCCTCGTAGACTTCCTGGCGATGCACAGGAATGTCTTGAGGGGCAGCAATGCCCAAGCGAACTTTATCTCCACGAATGTCCACAATCGTGATGACAATATTGTCGCCGATCATGATGCTTTCGTCACGGTGCCTCGAGAGTACCAGCATCTCTGGCTCCTTCCTACTTTTATTTCAATCAGGGTATTGGGCATTTGGTGCTTGTAAGATTCCGTCCAGCCCCGAATGACTGCACTGAATGCAGTCGCTCGCCAGCAATGATAGCAGTGCATTGCTATGACTCGACGTGTTGAGTATCGGACACCTAGAGATACGGATTCACTTTTCAATCCGTGGATACTGTTCTGACGGCAAGTCCGGTTGTTCACGCGCTGCGACGCAGAGGGATTGTTTCAGTCGCAATGACGTGCCGCAGTGGCTGTTCGTCGGTGGTAATGACCTGACGGCCGATCTGAAGCGAGAGATTTACCAGAAGAGGAGCTCGGAGATTGACGGTAACCAAGCTGTCCTCTCGACTTACGACGACCAGCACAAAGGTTTCCATGCCGGCATCGATTTGCAGCGAACTGGCTTGCTCGGGGCTGATACGCACCTTGTAAGACGGTATGTATCGCCGTGGGCTAACCACTGCGAAGGCGAGTCCTGGATCTTCCAGCGACTGCAACCAGCCAACCGACTCGTTGGATTCATCTGCCAGAATGGCCCACTTCGTATGATCGTCGAATCCGATCATACCGTTTGGGAAGGTGATGATCTCATCTTGGCGGATATCGAGCTGGCCGAAGCGAGTGGTTGTAAATTCCATAGCCCCTGGCGTCCTTACACAGTCTTGTCGGCTTAATAGTAGAGGGCGCGAGGAAAACGCCCTATTCTCTCTATCGACCGATTGCCCGGAGGAATCCATAGAATCGTCAAAGTCGGACTAGATAAAATCCAACAAGGTCAATTGATAGAGCTGGCCGGTCATCTGTAGCGAGGCCTGAAACGAAGCCTGCTTAGCGGTCATTTCCGAAATGGCCTGGACGATATCGACATCGATTTCCAACGACAGATTCGTTTTCAGTTCCAGGATTTCATCTTCACCACGCGCTTTGAGCACATCCACATGCTGATCACGAGCACCCAGTGCCCCGCGGGTAAAGCTGAGCCGTTCAATGTCTTCTTCCAGTAGTCCAGCGATTCGCGAGACCTCCTGGACGTTTTTGGCTGCGATCGCGTCCTTCAGTCGCAGCAGCGAATTGAAGATGCCCTTGGTCTCCTGGGGATTCACATTGCGACCTTGAAGTACTTCCGGACTTCCGCCATCGGTCGTTCCGACGGTTCCTGTCGCGTTGATGATACCACTACCAGAGTTGTTCAGATCATTGGCGAAGTTCAACTTCGCGTCGAAATCGCCTTGTTGGTCGATCGCGGCAATGACCTGGTTGGCCGTCGTCACGCCAGCTTCAATCTGAACGGTCAGTGTTTTGGTTGCTGAATTGAACACCGCACTCGGGACACCGCCCGACAGAGAGTCTTCAAAGACGATCTGCACGTCGTTCATGCGCGTGCCCGGGATTTTAGCCACCAGGGAGAACGCCGTATTGAGGTTGTCGGGCGAAGCAAACGAGATGTCGGCCGTCGCTGCGGCTGAATCGGCTACCGGCGTTCCGCCATTGGTCGTTGCTAGAACACCGGTTTGCGTGATCAGCCCGGTCCCTGCATTGGTTGCATCTTCTGCCGCGTAAAGTTCCGCTGAAAATGTCCCCTCGGCTTGGATCGCGGCGATTACCGTGTTTGCGGAAGTCAGGGTCGGATCGACATCGATCGTCAGTTTTTGTGTCGCTGCATCGAACGTGACAAGGGCCTGATTGCCGCTGGCGGCGCTGTTAACAATCTCGACTTGAATATTGTTGTAGCTGGTACCAGGGTTCTGGGCGGTCAGCTTAAAGGCATTATTGACGTCGTCTGGTTCTGCAAATTGAACGATTGCCGTGGCTGGCGTAGCATCGGGCGAATCAGAAACGGTTGCTTCGATTTGACCAGGGGGAATCAGCCCCAAATCAACGCCGGCATGACTAAGCACGCCTTGTGATACCGTGAGACGGCCAAACCCAGGCGGGTTGTCGTCGATCAATTCGATGCCATTGCCGAACTCAGAGAGCCGTGCAACCAAAGCATTGGGACCATCCAGATTGTCTGGATGATTATTGATCAGGTTCAACACGTCCCCGATGGTTTTGGCCGTTGAAAGCTCGATCTCCAGTTCGACGCCGTCATTACGGGTGATCGTCAAGTCCGTGCCATCGGTACCGGTGACACCCCGACCGAAGTTGAGTTCCGAAAGTCGTGTTTCCGTAGTGAAGCTTCGCAGGCCTAATTGTGTGGCCGTTTGCCCACCATTTTCTCCGATCGAGAAGTCGCCACCACTTACGCTCGAACGGACATTGATGCCGTTGCCATTAGCGTTGATTTCGGCGACCAGGCCGGCACCACTTCCATTGAAGACGTTCAACAGGTCCTCAACGGTTTCTACTTCGCTGAAATCGAGGGTCGTAGTGACCGTGCCATTTTGGATTTGGATCCCTGATTCGCTGTCGAATGTCGTGCCTGATCCGCCGGTCGTTTTGCCAATGACCGAAGTACTGACCACGCCGCTGGCGGTCAGGAATTCGGCCGTTGTATCCTTCGCATCAATGCTGGCCGTAAAGTCAGCTGAGAACGCCGCGTTGTTGTTTAGGGCCCGGATCAGGTCGTCCGCAGTGGTCGTGCCAGAGGCGACCTGGACATAGTAGGCGTCGACATCGCCGCCGGTGTTTCCTGTGTTGCCGATCGTGCCGGCACTTGCCACGTTGACCGTTGCTGCCAGATTGAACGACTCGCCATTCCCGTTATCGCTAGTGACGGAAAAGGTTCCATCGGCGGCAATCGCGTTGATAATCGACTGAACTGTCGTTTCGTTGTCGTCGTCGATCTGAATCGTCAGCCGACGTGTTGTGCCGTCGTCCGAATAGCTCGCGGTCGCGGCGTCGCCTAGATTGTTCGAGGCGTCGATCACGATTTCAACGTTGTTAAACAGATCGCCGGCTTGATTCGCGATCAGCGTCAGATCGTTGCCGCCACCCACCAGCGGCAGCGAGGCTCTGGCTTTCACGGCCTGGGTGGTAACCGTAGCGGTTGACGAGGTGCCATCGTTGGCGGCGGTCACGGCACTCGCAGGGTTGAAGCCTTCCCCCGTGTTCGCCTTGCCGACGGCAAAACGACCATCGATGGCAAACGCATTCATTAATGTCTGGAGGCTTGTCTCGTCGGTGTCGTCGACCTGGACTGTGATGGTCGGGACACCGTCCACCAATGTAGTTGGGCCAATAACGGCCGAGTCGCCAATGTCATTGGAAGCATCGATGATGATTTCCACGCCATCCAGGCTGCCGTCGGTCGAATTTGCTGTGAGCAGCAGGTCGTTGTCGGCTCCGTCCAGGTTCAGCGTTGCTTGAGGACGTAGTAGATCGGAACCCTTGGTAACGATTTCATTGCCACGGGTGATACCGGTACCTGCTTTGAGCAGGTTGTGGTCGACCAACTGAATCTTGGTGCCGTTGAGCGACTCACCGTTGGCATTGGCTTTGATGATGATGTCGTTGTTCGAGCCAGGGTATTCAATGATCGTATTGGACTTGGTACCGAGCAGGTTCGAGACCTTCGTGGTCAGCGTGACCCGTGGGTTCAGGTCGGCCCCAACGATCGGATTGGTAAGATTGCCGTCTGTTTTGAGAATGCCCAATTGTGCGGCGACGCGGCTTCCGCCCAACTCGCGGATGGTGAGGTTGCCACCGCCGGCGTCGTCGATGTCGACAATCAGGCCGGTATCGCTGATCCGGGCCGTCACTTTACGACCCGCAGGCGGGTTCGCCTCGATCAAGCGAACCACGTCGTTAAGCGTGTTCGCCTTGCTGATATCGATGGTAACCGGCGGCGCAAGACCATCCGAAATCTGGAAACTTCCCTTCTGAATCCCCTTCCCTCCCCGGAGGTCGGAGAGCTTAGTGGAGCCAGTTACGATGGGGTTCAGGTCGCCGATGCCTTTGACTTGTTGGCTGATCGCACCAAACGCGTCGTGACCATTAACGGTCGTATCGAAGAGCAAGTCGATGTCGGCAAAACTTTGCAGGCCGGTTGTATTGCCGAGGTATTCGATCAGGCCGCTATCGAGCGTCTGAAACGGTTTCGTCGTGGTGTTTGACCCTGCGAAGAGATAACGTCCGCGGAACTGCTGATTGGCCAGGTCCATCAGCTGTTGAATAGCACGCTCGACTTGCTCGCCGGCTGCGGCAAGTTCGGTATCTGAAAAGGTTGTATCAGCGAGCCGAACGGCCAAACCTTTGACGTCGTTCAGCGTTGTTTGAACGTTGGCCAGCGCTACGTCGGTTGCCGAAAGGTACGACTGGCTCGTGATCAGGTTGGTTTGGATCTGCGTTTTTTGTTCCAGCAGCGACTGAAGCGTGACGCCACGGATGGCAGCAGGCGCATCATCACTCAGAGAAAGCACACGACGTCCGGTACTCAACTGCGTTTGCAAGCGCAGCAAGTCGAGCTGGTCAGCCGACATCTGATTGGTGAGACGCTGCGACAGTAGGTAGTCGCTCGTTCGACCTGTGGGTA includes:
- the csrA gene encoding carbon storage regulator CsrA — protein: MLVLSRHRDESIMIGDNIVITIVDIRGDKVRLGIAAPQDIPVHRQEVYEAIKRENMQASGMQPEDTAMMKKGRK
- a CDS encoding flagellin; amino-acid sequence: MVIGTNSGGNSLFTLTSDTTGLANDGVTINFTDTVTAGGETVAYDNSDPDNVIITVGIEAGVTTANQVITALNGDATVGGLFTAAANVTGSDGSGTIAVADSGAVTATSNNAATAALFTAALVETNGTGAGAVTFTGTYGTATSGGIDGGDVIATANDVIEAINNASGNDKVTASLQAGNNGYGVVSEFTDVAYSGVAEQNNALQFLAPESNPNIRFVSNPGTGLSIDTSTDPRVEGYSTSVIQNDDANGSFEISAKLKGTEFDGYSISFVDNASVTGGGNEYAVLDKENKTITINIEDGVSTAEDVLSAINDDAYVSQYFEASNFGSSDGSDAITIADLDIPTATTGGVSSEGTLIINLATDENGTITTTANDLIAFFDDPSQFIDDATEASNTASYLADRGISVTNVGESDGSGVLAVTTEDITFATSGTDLEDAQASGTTTAVNGENAQLTLTAVNGGADYDDVTIQFVADGGVTAGTDERAEYDAASKTLTFFIEEGVTTAADLEDIFDSGDANYDADIAALFNATAGGTGAGVVTVDDTATLTGGVVDSGSVQGAALQGNSDLENTGLTFQATRYGSDSFVSVKALSGTFHLTNESGAAADRSEGTDVDVRINGIQAVGDGLKASINTSSLDLSFSLSATVGDNTNLSFQISGGGALFQLGPDVVSNQQARLGIQSVSTATLGGVSGRLFELRSGGSKSLTSDVGAAAKIVDETITVVTQLRGRLGAFQKTTLESNIYTLNDTLANLTEAESSIRDADFAAESAKLTRSQILVQSGTSVLGIANQNPQNVLSLLR
- the fliW gene encoding flagellar assembly protein FliW, which gives rise to MEFTTTRFGQLDIRQDEIITFPNGMIGFDDHTKWAILADESNESVGWLQSLEDPGLAFAVVSPRRYIPSYKVRISPEQASSLQIDAGMETFVLVVVSREDSLVTVNLRAPLLVNLSLQIGRQVITTDEQPLRHVIATETIPLRRSA
- the fliD gene encoding flagellar filament capping protein FliD; the encoded protein is MAGIQANTGLITGIPIAETVKQLLAIEARPRDLLVTRTEAINDEAAAIAELTASVLSFQFTARKFEKTSLFNTSKATSSNTTFLSANVTGTPKTGNYQFTPIRTAQSQQLLSSGVASLDQPLSAGKIQISHGPRLDDGLSLDQLNGGQGVQRGKIRITDRSGSNAAVDLSYAQTIDDVLDAINNNDDIQVTATVDGDHIKLTDNTGLTTSNLIVQSVGSSSTAADLGLDGINTASNTATGADLLSLHANTLLSSLNDGNGISVNRSAADLSVSLRDGTSLEIDLGKAAAPEDFATAAAKSGDARLSFTSVQNGSAYDGVQIIFQDNGSVTQGSETVVFDGNAKTLTFQIDAGNTTAADIITALENDVTASTYFSAETVNNGLGDGIIDPNKDSVTTAGTTGTATATTTSVDPNAAITLTAAGTGGTYDDVTIVFVDDAGVTAGAETVTYDDSDPNNKTLTVRIDAGNSTGTNVIDAINGDPTASALFTASNGSGSDGSGLVDLTDTAVTTGGVLLSSATTPDDAANGQVNLTAKVKGAEYDGYQISYVADGSVTQGNEVVEFDADAKTITVRIAEGETTADDVVTALNGSTAFAATFTASKPTSATGDRIIDASIVATTDNGEASEASEPQTLGELIDTINAIDPSKLRAQISDDGDSIELIDLSTDNGGTFAVSSINNSSTAEDLGLTGTASGGTLTSRRLQAGLKTTLLTTLNGGQGLGTLGTIALTDRSGSSANVDLSSAETIEDVIELINASGLAINAKVNASGTGISLTETSGSFTSNFIVANADGTNSAELLNIEHDSTSLTVNSGNLGRQFVNEDTKLDDLKGGEGIERGKFLIKNSEGNTRLFDLTDTSIETVGDLIDKINAELSLNVEARINDRGDGIVLIDKTSGSGTLTVTEGSGINTAASLGILGSGVEKEVDGVTRTVIEGSEVTTIDIEAGETLQDVIDKINDADIGLSASSLNTGSGTNPIRMSLTSTISGRKGRVVIDSSQSQFRFDEIVEAQDALLLFGSASNAAAGILTSSSTNKFSEVLEGVSLTVNAPSESAINVNVQVSDEPLVKAAQEFVDQYNALRDKLDAHTFFNESDNSTGILFGSNEALRVDTELGNLITSRLVGNGKFQSLEQLGFEFNDTGKLSLNSTKLKAAFEDDPEAVETFFTRETTGFAHKVFNLTEQFAGAGSSLLVSRAQTLQARAELNTDRIKAMTDRLERKSEQLLKEFYNLELTIGKLQNNQTALSQIQYIAPDGSAG
- the flgL gene encoding flagellar hook-associated protein FlgL yields the protein MTRIIPVPTGRTSDYLLSQRLTNQMSADQLDLLRLQTQLSTGRRVLSLSDDAPAAIRGVTLQSLLEQKTQIQTNLITSQSYLSATDVALANVQTTLNDVKGLAVRLADTTFSDTELAAAGEQVERAIQQLMDLANQQFRGRYLFAGSNTTTKPFQTLDSGLIEYLGNTTGLQSFADIDLLFDTTVNGHDAFGAISQQVKGIGDLNPIVTGSTKLSDLRGGKGIQKGSFQISDGLAPPVTIDISKANTLNDVVRLIEANPPAGRKVTARISDTGLIVDIDDAGGGNLTIRELGGSRVAAQLGILKTDGNLTNPIVGADLNPRVTLTTKVSNLLGTKSNTIIEYPGSNNDIIIKANANGESLNGTKIQLVDHNLLKAGTGITRGNEIVTKGSDLLRPQATLNLDGADNDLLLTANSTDGSLDGVEIIIDASNDIGDSAVIGPTTLVDGVPTITVQVDDTDETSLQTLMNAFAIDGRFAVGKANTGEGFNPASAVTAANDGTSSTATVTTQAVKARASLPLVGGGNDLTLIANQAGDLFNNVEIVIDASNNLGDAATASYSDDGTTRRLTIQIDDDNETTVQSIINAIAADGTFSVTSDNGNGESFNLAATVNVASAGTIGNTGNTGGDVDAYYVQVASGTTTADDLIRALNNNAAFSADFTASIDAKDTTAEFLTASGVVSTSVIGKTTGGSGTTFDSESGIQIQNGTVTTTLDFSEVETVEDLLNVFNGSGAGLVAEINANGNGINVRSSVSGGDFSIGENGGQTATQLGLRSFTTETRLSELNFGRGVTGTDGTDLTITRNDGVELEIELSTAKTIGDVLNLINNHPDNLDGPNALVARLSEFGNGIELIDDNPPGFGRLTVSQGVLSHAGVDLGLIPPGQIEATVSDSPDATPATAIVQFAEPDDVNNAFKLTAQNPGTSYNNIQVEIVNSAASGNQALVTFDAATQKLTIDVDPTLTSANTVIAAIQAEGTFSAELYAAEDATNAGTGLITQTGVLATTNGGTPVADSAAATADISFASPDNLNTAFSLVAKIPGTRMNDVQIVFEDSLSGGVPSAVFNSATKTLTVQIEAGVTTANQVIAAIDQQGDFDAKLNFANDLNNSGSGIINATGTVGTTDGGSPEVLQGRNVNPQETKGIFNSLLRLKDAIAAKNVQEVSRIAGLLEEDIERLSFTRGALGARDQHVDVLKARGEDEILELKTNLSLEIDVDIVQAISEMTAKQASFQASLQMTGQLYQLTLLDFI